Below is a window of Pseudomonas monteilii DNA.
TGAGTTCGGGGCGTTCGCGGGGCGCGAAGACCAGCATCGTGTCACCGGCCGACGCTGTTTCCTGAGTCGGTAACAAAAAATTTATGGCCGATCGTCTGCGCGTTGGCGCAGGCCATCGTGGCCATAAATATGGACACCTGGGAGGCGATCGCGGCTGAGCCTGGGCGGCCAAGGTGGGCCTCGCCAGTGCGGGGCCATCCGCACGGCGGGCAAAACCGGCCCCCTCACAGCGCTTGCGCGGCAGTGCCTCCCGGGCCCCGTCTCGCCTGCCCTTCCACAATAGTTGACGGCTGCCGCGCCTCTTGAATTCGTCGTCGTTCGAATCCGCCCGGCGCCCGGCGTACAGGCCCGATCCGCCTGTTGATTCGACGGTCTTCACGCCCTACAGTGCGCGCCGAACGTCCATGCTGGAAACGATCCATCCGGCCCGATCGACAGGTCGCGCCAACCAACATGGGGATACGGAGGGCGTTCGCCTGCACCCACTCATTCATTCCGTTTGCCCATGGAGTCCCTGAGCATGTCGATCCAAGTCGAAGACTATTTCGCGCGTGACACCTTCCAGAAGATGAAGGCGTTCGCCGACACGCAGGAAACCCCGTTCGTCCTCATCGATACGCAGATGATCAGCCAGGCCTACGACGACCTGCGCGCCGGTTTCGAATTCGCCAAGGTCTACTACGCGGTCAAGGCCAACCCGGCCGTGGAAATCATCGACCTGCTCAAGGACAAGGGCTCGAACTTCGACATCGCCTCGATCTACGAGCTGGACAAGGTGATGAACCAGGGCGTGAGTGCCGATCGCATCAGCTACGGCAACACCATCAAGAAGTCCAAGGACATTCGTTACTTCTACGAAAAAGGCGTGCGCCTCTACGCGACCGACTCGGAAGCCGACCTGCGCAACATCGCCAAGGCCGCACCGGGCTCGAAGGTCTACGTGCGCATCCTGACCGAAGGCTCGACCACCGCCGACTGGCCTTTGTCGCGCAAGTTCGGCTGCCAGACCGACATGGCCATGGACCTGCTGATCCTCGCCCGCGACCTGGGCCTGGTGCCTTACGGCATCTCGTTCCACGTCGGTTCCCAGCAGCGCGACATCAGCGTCTGGGACGCGGCCATCGCCAAGGTCAAGGTGATCTTCGAGCGCCTGAAGGAAGAAGACGGGATCGAGCTGAAGCTGATCAACATGGGCGGCGGCTTCCCGGCCAACTACATCACCCGCACCAACAGCCTGGAAACCTATGCCGAAGAGATCATCCGCTTCCTCAAGGAAGACTTCGGTGACGACCTGCCGGAAATCATCCTCGAGCCGGGCCGCTCGCTGATCGCCAACGCCGGCATCCTGGTCAGTGAAGTGGTGCTGGTGGCGCGCAAGTCGCGCACCGCGGTCGAGCGCTGGGTGTACACCGACGTGGGCAAGTTCTCGGGCCTGATCGAAACCATGGACGAGTCGATCAAGTTCCCGATCTGGACCGAGAAGAAGGGCGAGATGGAAGAAGTGGTGATCGCCGGGCCGACCTGCGACAGCGCCGACATCATGTACGAGCACTACAAGTACGGCCTGCCGCTGAACCTGGCGATCGGCGACCGCCTGTACTGGCTGTCCACCGGGGCCTACACCACCAGCTACAGCGCCGTCGAATTCAACGGCTTCCCGCCGCTGAAAGCCTTCTACCTGTAAGGTGATGGCAGCGGGCCACGGGGCAATCCCGTGGCCCGTCCTCAGGCGTCCATTCTGCGGACGCTCAACGTCGAAACTCTCTCAACTGGGTGAAGCTGTCGAACGCCTGAACCCCGACGTGCTCGATGCCCAGGGACAGGAACAGCTTGTTCGCCGCGCCAGCCTCGACGTAACGGTTCTCCCAGGCTTTCCGATCTCGCACGCCCAGCGGCACGCTGCCAACCGCTGCGATGGTGATGCCGTCCTGGACACCGGTCGCCGGTACGCCGAATGGATCTCCATGGGCCCAAAGTCGCCAGAGCACGGGGTGACGCGCCGTCAGGTCGTAGCCGACCCATTGCTTGCTCAGCTCCCACGCCTCGTAGTGGGCATCACCGTCGGTGAATTCGACCGCGCGTACCCGGTACCCGGGACGATCCCCCTCGTAGTAGCCGAACCAGAAACGCTGAGGCTGCTCGACGGCACTGAAGGGGCAGACGCTCAGCCAGCGGTGCGTACGTTGGTAGACGGAGTTGGCGGTGATTTCGAAGGAATCGAGCACGCCCTCGTACCCGGGGGTACGGGAAGTCACACTGGCGATGAAAGAACGCTCTTGGATATATCGCATGGTCTGGTCCTGTGAAAGTGGAGCGATGAGGCTGCCATGCCCTCCCCACTCGACGCAGACCGCAGCCTTTCCCCGCTCGCCTGCCCGTCGAATCCTGGCTCCAAGCACGAACCCCATCACATTCGAAGGCGCGAACCGTTCGCATTCGTCGCATAATGCACGCCGACGGCATTCGCAGGGCAAGACAAGGTGACAGGTGTGTTCAAGAAGACGATGTTCCAGATGCACTGGCTGTTCGGCATCACGGCAGGCCTGGTGCTGGCGGTGATGGGGATCACCGGCGCGATCTGGTCCTTTCAGGATGAGTTGCTGCGCCTGTTCAATCCCGAGGTCCGGACCGTCGAGGCGCGTCCGGGTGGCGTGTTGCCGCCTGCCGAGTTGATCCGTCGGGTAGAGGCCGCGCAGCAGGACAAGGTCTCGATGCTCTGGGTCGACCTGCGCCGGCCAGATGCCGCACGTGTCTTCTTCACGCCAGCGCCGGGCGAACGACGCGGCGAGCTGCGCTATGCCGACCCCTACACCGGCGAGCTAAAGGGAGACGTGACCGGCCAAGGCTTCTTCGACCTGATGCTGCGCCTGCACCGCTTCCTGGCCATGGGTGCGACCGGTCGACAGATCACGGGGGCCTGCACGCTGATGCTGGTGTTCTTCTGCCTGTCGGGGCTGTACCTGCGTTGGCCCCGGCACGCCTTGAGCTGGCGCACCTGGCTGCTGGTCGACGGCGCCAAGCGTGGCCGTGCCTTCCAGTGGGACTTGCATGCCGTGGCCGGTACCTGGTGCCTGCTGTTCTACCTGCTGTTCGCCCTCACCGGGCTGTTCTGGTCCTACGAGTGGTACCGGCAAGGCCTGAACCGGCTGTTCGCCGATGCGCCTGCGGCAGGTGCGCCCGGCCATGCACGGGGGGCACGGGGCCAGCCTCCGGCGTCCGATGACGCCACCCAGGCGCCCCGTGCATCGACCAACCCTGACGCGCTCTGGCAGACCCTGCGCGACGCGGCCGGGCCGGGGCTTGCCGCCTACAACCTGCGCCTGCCGATGGCCGCCGGTCAGCCGGCCATGGTCTTCTACCTGCTCGACCAGGCGCCCCACGAGCGCGCGTTCAACACCCTGACGCTCGACCCGGCGACCGGCGCCATCCGTCAGCACGACCGCTTCGACGCCAAGTCCACCAAGGCGCAGCTGCTGGCCAGCGTCTATGCCCTGCACGTCGGCAGCTACTTTGGCCTGCCAGGGCGGATCCTCGTCACCCTCGCCAGCCTGACCATGCCGCTGTTCTTCGTCACCGGCTGGCTGTTGTACCTCGACCGTCGGCGCAAGCAGCGCCAGGCACGGGCGGCACGTGGGCAGGTGCAGCCTGGCGCGCCGGGCGAAGACAGCTGGTTGATCGGCTATGCCAGCCAGAGCGGCTTCGCCGAACAGCTCGCCTGGCAGAGCGCTGGACACTTGCAGGCTGCCGGCCTGTCGGTGCAGGTACGCCCATTGCGCACGGTGGACGAGCAGACGCTGCGTGAGACGCGCCGCGCCCTGTTCGTGCTCAGCACCTTCGGCGATGGCGAGCCGCCCGACAGCGCCCGTCTGTTCGAGCGCCAAGTCCTGGGCCAGGCTTGGTCGCTCGCGCACCTGAACTACGCCGTGCTCGCCCTGGGCGACCGGCAATACCCCGCGTTCTGCGGTTTCGCCAGACGGGTCCAGGCCTGGCTCGACACCTGTGGCGCCCACCAGACGTTCGCTGCCGTGGAAGTGGACAACGCTGACCCCCTCGCGCTCGGTCATTGGCAGCAGGCGCTGGCCAACCTGACCGGCGTGCAGACGATCAACGCCTGGAAGCCGCCGTCCTACGGCCATTGGGTGCTTCGCGAACGCCAGCGGCTCAACCCGGGCAGCCAGGGTGCTCCCGTGTTCCGCCTGGCATTGAGGGCCGATACGCCCACGATCTGGGAGGCCGGTGATCTGGTGGAGGTCATGCCGCGCAATGGCAGCGAGGCCATCCAGGCCTTCGTGACGAAACTGGGGTTGCAGGCCGATACACCCGTGCAGCGTCACGGCGTGTTCATGCGTCTGGACGTGGCACTGGCCGGCGTTCAGCTACCGACCGGGCGCGAGCACCTGATCGGTCTGCACGCCCAGGCGGTGCTGGACGCGCTGGCACCGATCGGGCCGCGTGACTACTCGATCGCCTCGATCGCCAGCGACGGCCTGCTGGAGCTGATCGTGCGCCAGACACGGGATGCGCACGGCGTGCTGGGGCTGGGCTCCGGCTGGCTGACCGAGCACCTGGCCGAGGGGGGCGTGGCCGCCCTGCGGGTGCGGCGCAACAGCGGCTTCCACCTGCCCGACACGCCGGCTCCGATGATCCTGATCGGCAACGGTACGGGCCTGGCGGGCCTGCGCAGCCTGCTCAAGGCACGCATCGTCGCCGGGGAGTCGCGCAACTGGCTGCTGTTCGGTGAGCGTCAGCGCGATCACGACTTGCATTGCGCGCACGAACTCCAGCAATGGCTGCAGCAGGGCGATCTGGCCCATCTGGACCTGGCCTTTTCCCGTGACCAGGCTGAAAAGTACTACGTGCAGGATGCGTTACGGGCGCAGGCCGATCGTCTGCGTGCCTGGGTGGACGACGGGGCTTACCTGTACCTGTGCGGCAGCCAGCGAGGCATGGCTTCGGGCGTGGACGCCGTGTTGAACGAGGTGCTGGGGCATGCCCAGGTGCAGGCGTTGATCGAGGAAGGCCGTTACCGGCGCGACGTCTACTGACGCCTGCCGCGCAGGACCGGGCCTATGGCCCGTTTCTGCGCAGATGCCCAAGCGCTGTCAGCGCAGCACGAAAGCGTCAGCGTCGAGGTCGGCCGGGAAACGCGCACGGTAGGTGGCCAGGTCGGCCGCGCTCAGGGTGGCCTTGAACACGCCGTTGGCGTCGCCTGCGTTGAGCAAGGGGTCGCCATGGAAGTCCAGCACCTGGCTGTCCCCCGCGTAGTCCAGCCCCTTGCCGTCGCTACCGACCCGGTTCACCGCGGCGACATAACAGAGGTTCTCGATGCCCCGCGCGGGCAGCAGGCGATTCCAGTGCTGGCGCCGTGCAGCCGGCCAGTTGGCGGTGTACAGCAGCAGGTCGGTGTCGCGGGCATCCCGACTCCACACCGGAAAGCGCAGGTCGTAGCAGATCAACGGGCGGATGCGCCAGCCCTTGAGCTCGAACTGCACCTGACGCTCGCCCGGCGTGTAGTGTTCGTGCTCACCGGCCATGCGGAACAGGTGGCGTTTGTCGTAGTGCAGCACCTCGCCATCGGGGCGCGCCCACAACAGTCGGTTACGGTGGCTGCCATCCTCGGCCCGGACGATCACGCTGCCCGTGACCACCGCGCCCACGGCCGCCGCCTGTGCCTTGAGCCAGGCGTGGGTCGGGCCCAGCTCGGGTTCGGCCAGGGCCTCGGACTGCATGGTGAAGCCGGTGGTGAACATCTCCGGCAGGATGACCAGATCGACCGTACCGACCTGGGCCAGCAGCGTCTCGAGGTGGGCCTTGTTGGCCTGGGGGTCGTGCCAGGCCAGGTGCGTCTGGACCAGGGCCAGGTGCAGGTCAGGCAATGCATTCAGATCGCGCATAGTCGTTCCGCTGCCTGGCGCAGCGTCTCCTCACGTTTGGCGAAGCACAATCGCACCAGGCGCTGCCCGGCGATCGGTCGCTGGTAGAACACCGAGATGGGGATGGTCGCCACGCCGTGCTCCCGCGTCAGCCACAACGCCATGTCGGTGTCGTCGAGGTCCGGGCGGATGGCGCTGTAGTCGACCAGCTGGAAGTAGGTGCCCTGGACGGGCGTGAAGGTGAACCGTGACGATGCCAGCAGGCCACAGAGCAGGTCGCGCTTGGCCTGATAGAACGCCGGCAGGCGTTCCACGTGGCCTGGGTCCTGCGCCATGAAGTCGGCCAGGGCATGCTGCAACGGGGTGACACCACAGAAGTTGACGTACTGGTGCACCTTGCGCAGTTCGGCCGACAGCCGCGCAGGCGCCACCACATAACCGGTCTTCCATCCCGTCACGTGATAGGTCTTGCCGAACGAACTGACCACGAAGGCACGCGACCTCAGGGCCGCATGCGCCAGCACGCTGGCATGCCGCACCCCGTCGTAGACCAGGTGTTCGTAGACTTCATCGCTGAGCAGCAGGATGTCGCGCCCCTCGATGAGGGCTGCCAACTGGTCGAGGTCTTCTGCCGTGAGCAGTGCTCCGCTGGGGTTATGCGGCGAGTTGATCACGATCATGCGCGTGCGGGGGCTGAGGGCATCGCTCAGGCGTTGCCAGTCGATGCGAAAATCGCCACCGTCCAGGGCCACATGGACGCACTGCCCACCGGCCAGACGCACCGCCGGGTCATAGCTGTCGTAGCACGGGTCGAAGACGATCACCTCATCGCCTGGACGGACCACGGCGTGAATGGCGCAGAAGATGGCCTCGGTCGCCCCGGGCGTGATGGTCACGTCCTGCTCGGGGTCCACGAGGGCGCCGTACAGCGACGCGATCTTGCGCGCCACCTGCTCGCGCAAGGCCGGCAGTCCGGCCATGGGCGCGTATTGATTGTGCCCGGCGAGCACATGCCGCCCCACGGCTTCCAGCAGGCCCTGGGGCCCGTCGAAATCCGGGAACCCCTGGGAGAGGTTCAACGCGCCCGTCTCGGCCGCCAGCTGCGACATGGTGGTGAAGATGGTCATGCCGACGTTCGGCAACTTGCTGTCGATCATGGGGCGCTCCGTGGGGTCCGATGGGGCGACGGCTGCAGGCGACGAGCTTGCAGCTTGCCGCTGCCCTTACCGCTTGTCCTTGCGCTTTTTCTCCGCCTTCTTGTGGTGAGACATCAGGCGGCGCTTCTTGTTGACCTGGCGATCGGTCAGGGTGTTCTTGTTGCCCTCGTAGGGGTTGTCACCGCCCTTGTACTCGATGCGGATCGGCGTACCGACCAGGCGCAGCACGCGACGGTAGGTGTTTTCCAGGTAGCGCGAATAGGAGCGAGGCACCTTCTCGACCTGGTTGCCGTGGATCACGATGATCGGCGGGTTGGCGCCGCCCAGGTGGGCATAGCGCAGCTTGATGCGGCGACCGTTGACCAGCGGCGGCTGGTGCTCGCTGACGGCGTCCTCGAGGATCTGGGTCAGGCGGCTGGTGGGCCAGCGGGTCACTGCCGACTTGAACGACGCCTGGACCGACTTGTACAGATGGCCAACGCCGGTGCCGTGCAGCGCCGAGATGAAGTGGATGTCGGCGAAGTCGACGAAGAACAGCCGGCGTTCCAGCTCGGTCTTCACGTAGTCGCGCTCGCCTGGCGCCATACCGTCCCACTTGTTCAAGGCGATGACGATGGCACGACCGGCCTCCAGCGCGAAGCCCAGCAGGTTCAGGTCATGGTCCACCACGCCTTCGCGGGCGTCCATGACGAAGATCACCACGTTGGCGTCCTTGATCGCCTGCAGCGTCTTGACCACCGAGAACTTCTCGACTTCCTCGTGGATCTTGCCGCGCTTGCGCACCCCGGCGGTGTCGATCAGCGTGTACTTCTCGTCGTCACGCTCGAACGGGATGTAGATGCTGTCACGGGTGGTGCCAGGCTGGTCGTAGACCACCACGCGCTCTTCGCCGAGCATGCGGTTGACCAGGGTCGACTTGCCGACGTTGGGCCGGCCGATGATGGCGATCTTGATGCCATCCTTCTCGCTCGGCCCTGGAATGCGCGCAGCCTCCTCGCCTTCGGCGACGTCCTGGTCGAGCGCTTCGTCTTCCTTGTCACGGGGCAGGTGGCCCAGCACCGATTCCATCAGCGCATTGATGCCACGGCCCTGGGAGCCGGCCACCGGGATGGCGTTGCCCATGCCCATCGGCGCGAACTCGGCGCGGGCCGTGTCCGGGTCGATGTTGTCGATCTTGTTGGCCACCAGGATCGCCTGCTTGTTCCGCTTGCGCAGGTGCTCGGCGATCATCTGGTCGGCGGCGGTCATGCCGGCACGGGCGTCGACCAGGAACAGGACGTAATCGGCCTCTTCGATGGCCATCAGGGACTGCTCGGCCATCTTCTCGTCCATGCCGACCTCGTCACCGGTGATACCCCCGGTGTCGATCAGGATGAACGTGCGGCCTTGCCACTGCGCCTCGCCGTACTGGCGGTCGCGGGTCAGGCCCGACAAGTCGCCGACGATGGCGTCGCGGGTCTTGGTCAGGCGGTTGAACATCGTGGATTTGCCGACGTTCGGCCGACCCACCAGGGCGATAACGGGAACCATGAGGCTCTCCAAATACGTGAATTCTTGAAAATGCAAAGGCCGCTGCAAGGCAGCGGCCGAAGTTCATGCGGTACACGAAGTACCCGCTCGAGGCCGGCAAGGCCTCAAGCATAGCGTCAGCGGAGGGTCAGCGCTTCGAGCTTGCCACCGTTGCCGAACACATAGAGTGTGTCGCCGACGACCAGGGGGCGGGCACGCAGGCCATCCCGGTCGACGCGCTCGCGGCCGACGAAGCGACCGTCGACCTGGCTGAGCAGGTGCAGGTAGCCTTCGAAGTCACCGACGGCGACGTAGCTGGAGAACACCTCCGGTGCCGACAGCTGACGACGCGCCAGCGATTCGTTGCTCCACAGGGCACTGGCCGAACGTTCGTCGATGCCTTCGACGGTGCCCGAAGCCTGGCTGACGTAGACGTTACCGAACCCTTGGGCGACACCGACGTAGCTCGACGCATCGCGCTGCCACAACGAGCGACCGGTTTCCAGGTCCAGGCCCGCGACGCGGCCCTGGTAGGTGCTGACGTAGATCACGCCGCCGGACAGCAGTAGCCCGCCGTCGATGTCGACCACGCGCTCCAGCTCCGAACGGCCCTGCGGCACGGCGACCCGCGCTTCCCAGACCGGCACGCCGTTCTGGGTGTCCAGGGCGATCACCTTGCCGGTCGACAAGCCGGCCACCGCCAGGCGGTTGGTGACGATCGGCGCACCGGTACCGCGCAGGGTCAGCACCGCCGGGGTACTTTCGTAGATCCAGCGGCGATCGCCGGTGGCGGCGTCCAGGCCGATCACACGATCGTCCTGGGTCTGCACCACCACCACGTCACCGTTGTTCGCCGGAGGTGCCAGCACTTCGCTGGTCACCCGCGAGCGCCAGCGCTCTTCACCGGTGTCGGCATCCAGGGCGATCACTTCGCCCTTGAGGGTGCCGAGCATGACCAGGCCATAGCCGACGCCGACGGCGCCAGACACGGGCAGGTCCAGGTCCTGTTTCCAGATCACGTCGCCGTTGCTGCGGTTCATGGCCATGACCACGCCGTGGACGTCCGACGCGTAGATGCGGTCGTTTTCGACGGCCGGCACCAGCGTGTTGTAGGTCTCGCCCTGGCCGTCACCGATGGAGCGGCTCCACAGCTTGGTGAGGTGGACCTCTTCGGTGAACTGGGTCAGCTCGGCCGGTGGCAGTTCCTTCTTGCTGTTGCTGCTGCAACCCGCTGCCAGAACGGCAAGGGCCAGCACTGCTGCTTGTTTCCAACCGATCACGTCAGGCGTCCCCTTTGGCCAGGTCATCCAGCTTCAGTTGCAGGCCACCGACCGCGGCGTCATCCGACAGCGCAGCCTTGGCTTTTTCGTAGGCCCCATGGGCATCGTCGGCACGACCCAGCTGTACCAGCAGGTCGCCCTTGAGTTCTTCACGGCTGGCCAGGAAGGCCTTGTCGGCATCGCCGTCCAGCAGCTTCAGGCCTTCTTCGGCCTTGTTCTGGGCCGCCAGCACGCGGGCCAGACGCTGGCGCGAGATCTCGCCGAGCGTTTCGTTGGCCGGCTTGTCCATCACGCCCTTGAGCTCGGCGGCGGCATCGTCCAGCTTGCCGTCGTCGACCGCCACGCGGGCCACGAACAGGCTGCCGTACTGAGCGTAGGCGGTACCGCCATACTCGCTCTTGAGCTTGCTGGAAAGCTCGGCGACCTTGGTCGTGTCTGGCTGGCCGTTGGGCGTCGTCGACGTTTCCAACAGGGCCTGGTACAGGATCGACGCGCCCTGGGACTGGTTGGCCTGGTACTTGTGCCAGGCCTGCCAGCCCACCACCACGGCGGCGGCCAGCAGCGCGCCGGTCAGCAGCGGCTTGCCGTTACGGTTCCACCAGTCCTTGGCCTCGGCCATCTGGTCATCATCGGTACTCGACACCCCAATACTCCTTCTAAGCAATTCGGCTGTTCGACCGCTTCACGCCTGGGCGAGAGCGGCATCCAGATGCCCGGCCAGGGCATCCCAGGCAATGTTCTGTTGTTCACCCTGGCCACGCAGCGGCTTGAAGCCCACCTGCCGAGCAGCCAGCTCGTCGTCGCCCATGATCAGCGCATACAGCGCGCCGCTCTTGTCGGCCTTCTTGAATTGGCTCTTGAAGCTGCCGCCCCCGGCGTTGACCTGCAGGCGCAGCCCCGGCAGGCGATCGCGCAGCCCTTCGCTCAGGCGCAAGGCCGCCAGCTCCGCCTGCTCGCCGAAGGCGCACAGGTAGACGTCGACCTGACGGCTGATCGATTCCGGTACCTGGCCCAGGGTCTCGAGCAGCAGGATCAGACGCTCGATGCCCATGGCGAAGCCGACGCCCGTGGTCGGCTTCCCGCCCATCTGTTCGACCAGTCCATCGTAGCGGCCACCGGCACAGACCGTGCCCTGGGCACCGAGCTTG
It encodes the following:
- a CDS encoding ornithine decarboxylase, with amino-acid sequence MSIQVEDYFARDTFQKMKAFADTQETPFVLIDTQMISQAYDDLRAGFEFAKVYYAVKANPAVEIIDLLKDKGSNFDIASIYELDKVMNQGVSADRISYGNTIKKSKDIRYFYEKGVRLYATDSEADLRNIAKAAPGSKVYVRILTEGSTTADWPLSRKFGCQTDMAMDLLILARDLGLVPYGISFHVGSQQRDISVWDAAIAKVKVIFERLKEEDGIELKLINMGGGFPANYITRTNSLETYAEEIIRFLKEDFGDDLPEIILEPGRSLIANAGILVSEVVLVARKSRTAVERWVYTDVGKFSGLIETMDESIKFPIWTEKKGEMEEVVIAGPTCDSADIMYEHYKYGLPLNLAIGDRLYWLSTGAYTTSYSAVEFNGFPPLKAFYL
- a CDS encoding flavodoxin; this encodes MFKKTMFQMHWLFGITAGLVLAVMGITGAIWSFQDELLRLFNPEVRTVEARPGGVLPPAELIRRVEAAQQDKVSMLWVDLRRPDAARVFFTPAPGERRGELRYADPYTGELKGDVTGQGFFDLMLRLHRFLAMGATGRQITGACTLMLVFFCLSGLYLRWPRHALSWRTWLLVDGAKRGRAFQWDLHAVAGTWCLLFYLLFALTGLFWSYEWYRQGLNRLFADAPAAGAPGHARGARGQPPASDDATQAPRASTNPDALWQTLRDAAGPGLAAYNLRLPMAAGQPAMVFYLLDQAPHERAFNTLTLDPATGAIRQHDRFDAKSTKAQLLASVYALHVGSYFGLPGRILVTLASLTMPLFFVTGWLLYLDRRRKQRQARAARGQVQPGAPGEDSWLIGYASQSGFAEQLAWQSAGHLQAAGLSVQVRPLRTVDEQTLRETRRALFVLSTFGDGEPPDSARLFERQVLGQAWSLAHLNYAVLALGDRQYPAFCGFARRVQAWLDTCGAHQTFAAVEVDNADPLALGHWQQALANLTGVQTINAWKPPSYGHWVLRERQRLNPGSQGAPVFRLALRADTPTIWEAGDLVEVMPRNGSEAIQAFVTKLGLQADTPVQRHGVFMRLDVALAGVQLPTGREHLIGLHAQAVLDALAPIGPRDYSIASIASDGLLELIVRQTRDAHGVLGLGSGWLTEHLAEGGVAALRVRRNSGFHLPDTPAPMILIGNGTGLAGLRSLLKARIVAGESRNWLLFGERQRDHDLHCAHELQQWLQQGDLAHLDLAFSRDQAEKYYVQDALRAQADRLRAWVDDGAYLYLCGSQRGMASGVDAVLNEVLGHAQVQALIEEGRYRRDVY
- a CDS encoding carbon-nitrogen hydrolase, coding for MRDLNALPDLHLALVQTHLAWHDPQANKAHLETLLAQVGTVDLVILPEMFTTGFTMQSEALAEPELGPTHAWLKAQAAAVGAVVTGSVIVRAEDGSHRNRLLWARPDGEVLHYDKRHLFRMAGEHEHYTPGERQVQFELKGWRIRPLICYDLRFPVWSRDARDTDLLLYTANWPAARRQHWNRLLPARGIENLCYVAAVNRVGSDGKGLDYAGDSQVLDFHGDPLLNAGDANGVFKATLSAADLATYRARFPADLDADAFVLR
- a CDS encoding aminotransferase, which codes for MIDSKLPNVGMTIFTTMSQLAAETGALNLSQGFPDFDGPQGLLEAVGRHVLAGHNQYAPMAGLPALREQVARKIASLYGALVDPEQDVTITPGATEAIFCAIHAVVRPGDEVIVFDPCYDSYDPAVRLAGGQCVHVALDGGDFRIDWQRLSDALSPRTRMIVINSPHNPSGALLTAEDLDQLAALIEGRDILLLSDEVYEHLVYDGVRHASVLAHAALRSRAFVVSSFGKTYHVTGWKTGYVVAPARLSAELRKVHQYVNFCGVTPLQHALADFMAQDPGHVERLPAFYQAKRDLLCGLLASSRFTFTPVQGTYFQLVDYSAIRPDLDDTDMALWLTREHGVATIPISVFYQRPIAGQRLVRLCFAKREETLRQAAERLCAI
- a CDS encoding ribosome biogenesis GTPase Der, producing the protein MVPVIALVGRPNVGKSTMFNRLTKTRDAIVGDLSGLTRDRQYGEAQWQGRTFILIDTGGITGDEVGMDEKMAEQSLMAIEEADYVLFLVDARAGMTAADQMIAEHLRKRNKQAILVANKIDNIDPDTARAEFAPMGMGNAIPVAGSQGRGINALMESVLGHLPRDKEDEALDQDVAEGEEAARIPGPSEKDGIKIAIIGRPNVGKSTLVNRMLGEERVVVYDQPGTTRDSIYIPFERDDEKYTLIDTAGVRKRGKIHEEVEKFSVVKTLQAIKDANVVIFVMDAREGVVDHDLNLLGFALEAGRAIVIALNKWDGMAPGERDYVKTELERRLFFVDFADIHFISALHGTGVGHLYKSVQASFKSAVTRWPTSRLTQILEDAVSEHQPPLVNGRRIKLRYAHLGGANPPIIVIHGNQVEKVPRSYSRYLENTYRRVLRLVGTPIRIEYKGGDNPYEGNKNTLTDRQVNKKRRLMSHHKKAEKKRKDKR
- a CDS encoding outer membrane protein assembly factor BamB; this encodes MIGWKQAAVLALAVLAAGCSSNSKKELPPAELTQFTEEVHLTKLWSRSIGDGQGETYNTLVPAVENDRIYASDVHGVVMAMNRSNGDVIWKQDLDLPVSGAVGVGYGLVMLGTLKGEVIALDADTGEERWRSRVTSEVLAPPANNGDVVVVQTQDDRVIGLDAATGDRRWIYESTPAVLTLRGTGAPIVTNRLAVAGLSTGKVIALDTQNGVPVWEARVAVPQGRSELERVVDIDGGLLLSGGVIYVSTYQGRVAGLDLETGRSLWQRDASSYVGVAQGFGNVYVSQASGTVEGIDERSASALWSNESLARRQLSAPEVFSSYVAVGDFEGYLHLLSQVDGRFVGRERVDRDGLRARPLVVGDTLYVFGNGGKLEALTLR
- a CDS encoding GTP-binding protein codes for the protein MSSTDDDQMAEAKDWWNRNGKPLLTGALLAAAVVVGWQAWHKYQANQSQGASILYQALLETSTTPNGQPDTTKVAELSSKLKSEYGGTAYAQYGSLFVARVAVDDGKLDDAAAELKGVMDKPANETLGEISRQRLARVLAAQNKAEEGLKLLDGDADKAFLASREELKGDLLVQLGRADDAHGAYEKAKAALSDDAAVGGLQLKLDDLAKGDA